AAAGGATGATCATGGAAATATACAACTTTCAGGATCAGGGGCATTAGGTGATCTTTTAGGTAAGTACATCAAAGATAATCTAAATATTAAAAGAGTTAGATCGGATACATTTGGCTATTCTCAAAGATGTTTTATGGGATGTGTCTCAGATGTAGATAGAAATGAAGCTAGAGAAGTAGGAGAAAAAGCTGCACAGTATGCACTTTGGGATAATGTTGATGGTTCAATTACTATTCATAGAACGGGTCATTATTCAGTAGATTATAGACTTACACCACTGGAGCTCGTAGCAGGCAAGACAAAGGTAATGCCCGATGCTTTTATTAATAGTGCATGCAATAATGTAACTGAAGCCTTCTTAAATTACGCTAGGCCGCTATTAGGTTCCGACATGCATTATGCACATAGACTTAGAGCATCTAAAGTAACAAAAATTTTAAATAAATAGGGATTAAAATTTAGAAGGTTTAATAATAATAGTAAGATAGTTTATTAAGGGGGATGATATCTATAATGAGTACTGAAGAAAATGTATCTTTACAGAACCTATGGAACCCAAAAGCAGATAAACTCTTCATTTCAAATATTCCTGAGTTAAAAGAAGAGATGCTCTATGCAAAAAATTGGATAAAATCTCTTGATATGAATAAAGTCATTATGAATATTCAGGACATAGAAGTATATAACGAGAAAAATATAAAAACTAGATCACCTATTGTGGACTTGGAAAATTTTAGTGAATCACTTAGTAAAGGTGAATTAATAGACAAACTAAACACTATTAGCTCTTTCCCAAAAGTTGAAAGATACCATGAGAATGGAAAGTTGGTAAGCGCAGAATATTATAATAAGTTAATAGAGAATTGTAATATATATGGAGTTATGGACACAAACAATATTAAATATGGAATAACCCTTAAAAAGACTGTGATGAGAACATTCCCAACCTATGATACAGTATTTAATATTGGAGATAACTATGAGTTTGATAGATTTCAAGAGACTGCTGTTTATCCTATTGAACCACTTGTGATTCTTCATAAAAGTGTTGATAATAAATGGTATTTGGCGCAGATGTATAACTATTTAGCTTGGATACCTGAAAAAGATGTGGCGGTTTGTAAAAAACAAGAGCTTTTTGATTACCACAATACAGAGGACTTTATAGTGACTACAGGGAAAAGGGTATTTACAAATTATAATCCCTTAAATGAACAATTATCAGAAGTGAAATTTGATATGGGTATTAAAATACCACTTGTAGCTATTAATGAAATAGAAGAAGATATTTATGGACAAAGTCCTACAGGTAATTATGTGGTTAAACTTCCAACAAGAAATAAAAGTGGCAATGTAGAATTTAAACTAGCTTTAATTGCAAGAAATGAGGAGGTTTCAAGAGGTTATTTACCTTATACTAGAGAAAATATCCTAATCCATACATTCAAATTCTTAGGTGAAAGATACGGTTGGGGTGGAACTTTTAATTCGAGAGATTGTGCAAGCTTAATTATGGATGTTTATAGAACTATGGGTATAGTGCTTCCTAGAAATGCAGAGGAGCAAGGAGAATTTGCAGTCGGTAATTTCTATGAAATGTCAGAGACTATGACTATTAAGGATAGGGAAAGGCTACTTGATAATTTGAAACCTGGAACA
This DNA window, taken from Clostridium estertheticum, encodes the following:
- a CDS encoding SH3 domain-containing protein, producing MSTEENVSLQNLWNPKADKLFISNIPELKEEMLYAKNWIKSLDMNKVIMNIQDIEVYNEKNIKTRSPIVDLENFSESLSKGELIDKLNTISSFPKVERYHENGKLVSAEYYNKLIENCNIYGVMDTNNIKYGITLKKTVMRTFPTYDTVFNIGDNYEFDRFQETAVYPIEPLVILHKSVDNKWYLAQMYNYLAWIPEKDVAVCKKQELFDYHNTEDFIVTTGKRVFTNYNPLNEQLSEVKFDMGIKIPLVAINEIEEDIYGQSPTGNYVVKLPTRNKSGNVEFKLALIARNEEVSRGYLPYTRENILIHTFKFLGERYGWGGTFNSRDCASLIMDVYRTMGIVLPRNAEEQGEFAVGNFYEMSETMTIKDRERLLDNLKPGTPVYMSGHAMLYVGKEEGKYYIIHDFSGFYKPQQDGAAKYYRVREVMVSPLCIGLSEEGKTYIEGLYGARDFVLVE